From Odontesthes bonariensis isolate fOdoBon6 chromosome 21, fOdoBon6.hap1, whole genome shotgun sequence, a single genomic window includes:
- the traf7 gene encoding E3 ubiquitin-protein ligase TRAF7 produces the protein MEASFGPTFSVVASGTKAEGSSTYKQHRRTPSSSSTLTYSPRDDDDGMPPIGTPRRSDSAISVRSLHSESNMSLRSTFSLHEEEEDTEPQVFAEQPSVKLCCQLCCNVFKDPVITTCGHTFCRRCALTSDKCPVDAAKLTVVVNNIAVAEQIGELFIHCKYGCRATAAATGGAAAAAPPPPPAATVAGKPGAYEVDPLGCPFTIKLTIRKEHEASCDYRPVRCPNNPSCPPLLTMNLEAHLKECEHIKCPHSKYGCTFIGNQDTYETHLEVCKFEGLKEFLQQTDDRFHEMQLTLAQKDQDIAFLRSMLGKLSEKLDQLEKNLELKFDMLDENQSKLSEDLMEFRRDASMLNDELSHINARLNMGILGSYDPQQIFKCKGTFVGHQGPVWCLCVYSTGDLLFSGSSDKTIKVWDTCTTYKCQKTLEGHDGIVLALCIQGNRLYSGSADCTIIVWDIQTLQKVNTIRAHDNPVCTLVSSHNMLFSGSLKAIKVWDIVGTELKLKKELTGLNHWVRALVASQNHLYSGSYQTIKIWDIRSLECVHVLQTSGGSVYSIAVTNHHIVCGTYENLIHVWDIESKEQVRTLTGHVGTVYALAVISTPDQTKVFSASYDRSLRVWSMDNMICTQTLLRHQGSVTALAVSRGRLFSGAVDSTVKVWTC, from the exons ATGGAGGCATCATTCGGCCCCACCTTCTCAGTGGTGGCCTCTGGAACCAAAG cTGAAGGATCCAGCACCTACAAACAGCACAGGAGAACTCCCTCCTCCTCAAGCACTCTGACATACTCCCCTCGCGATGACGACGATGGAATG CCTCCTATCGGCACTCCTCGGCGGTCTGATTCGGCAATCTCGGTCCGATCTCTCCATTCTGAGTCCAACATGTCCCTGCGCTCCACCTTCTCTCTGCacgaagaggaggaggacacG GAGCCGCAGGTGTTTGCCGAACAGCCGTCGGTAAAACTGTGCTGCCAGCTGTGCTGCAACGTCTTCAAGGACCCCGTCATCACCACATGTGGG CACACCTTCTGCAGACGCTGTGCCTTGACCTCAG ACAAGTGCCCCGTGGATGCTGCTAAGCTAACGGTTGTTGTGAACAACATTGCGGTGGCTGAGCAGATCGGAGAACTCTTCATCCACTGTAAATATGGCTGCAGAGCCACAGCCGCCGCCACAGgcggagctgctgctgctgctcctcctcctcctcctgcagccACAGTGGCGGGGAAACCTGGAGCGTATGAGGTGGACCCCCTCGGCTGCCCGTTCACCATCAAATTAACCATACGCAA AGAACATGAGGCCAGCTGTGACTACAGGCCAGTACGATGCCCCAACAACCCCTCCTGTCCCCCATTACTCACCATGAACCTGGAGGCTCACCTCAAAGAATGTGAGCACATCAAATGTCCACACTCCAAATATGG TTGTACATTCATAGGAAACCAAGACACATATGAAACACACCTGGAAGTGTGTAAATTTGAGGGCCTGAAGGAGTTTCTGCAGCAGACCGATGACAG GTTCCATGAGATGCAGCTAACTCTGGCCCAGAAGGACCAAGATATTGCTTTCCTGCGCTCAATGTTGGGCAAACTTTCTGAGAAGTTGGATCAGCTCGAGAAAAACCTGGAACTTAAATTTG acatgttgGACGAGAATCAGAGTAAACTCAGCGAGGACCTGATGGAATTTCGTAGAGATGCCTCCATGCTTAAC GATGAGTTGTCCCACATCAACGCCAGGCTCAACATGGGGATCCTGGGCT CTTACGATCCACAGCAGATCTTCAAGTGTAAGGGGACGTTTGTCGGCCACCAGGGTCCCGTCTGGTGTCTCTGTGTCTACTCCACTGGAGACctgctcttctctggctcttcTGATAAGACGATTAAG GTTTGGGACACCTGCACTACCTACAAGTGCCAGAAAACCCTTGAGGGTCACGATGGCATCGTTCTGGCTCTGTGTATCCAGGG AAACAGGCTATACAGTGGCTCTGCAGATTGCACTATAATT GTGTGGGACATCCAGACCCTGCAGAAAGTCAATACCATCCGTGCCCATGACAACCCCGTCTGCACACTGGTCTCCTCCCACAACATGTTGTTCAGTGGCTCCCTCAAGGCCATTAAG gTGTGGGACATCGTGGGTACAgagctgaagctgaagaaggagctgacCGGTCTGAATCACTGGGTCAGAGCGCTTGTGGCCTCCCAGAACCACCTGTACAGTGGCTCATATCAGACCATCAAG atttGGGACATCCGCTCTCTGGAGTGTGTTCACGTGCTGCAGACGAGCGGAGGCAGCGTCTACTCCATCGCCGTCACCAACCACCACATCGTCTGCGGCACCTATGAGAACCTCATCCAT GTGTGGGATATCGAGTCTAAAGAGCAGGTGCGAACCTTAACAGGTCATGTGGGGACAGTCTACGCTCTGGCTGTCATCTCCAccccagaccagaccaaagtgttCAGCGCCTCGTATGACCGCTCCCTCAGG GTGTGGAGCATGGACAACATGATCTGTACGCAGACCCTGCTGAGGCATCAGGGCAGCGTCACGGCGTTGGCCGTGTCCAGGGGCCGCCTGTTCTCTGGAGCTGTGGACAGCACCGTCAAG GTGTGGACGTGCTAA